From the genome of Symphalangus syndactylus isolate Jambi chromosome 7, NHGRI_mSymSyn1-v2.1_pri, whole genome shotgun sequence, one region includes:
- the FBXO43 gene encoding F-box only protein 43 isoform X1, giving the protein MSQRHSGQAGTEAGNGMDSPPIVNSKYSTFRDFCSTSSFQDSGYNELKSGSFDNIDKEYLGKKEKGPTLLYEHPETSGLGLTHPLESPTQKKKCILPRKEKDKTPELCETPKIRGKKCLPRRSLNVSFARLKGDFESQNSSLESSISQVINLEKNIPSSASGFSRANNFSPLVTSTLKTEEVTSCSQKLRLNFSQQKTSTIDDSKDDCSLFEVECISPIQGNNFKDSITHDFSDSSLCINDENACPELLGSSVSGTTCGTDEDIFVTPISNLVANIRFNASQISPSPEVRGNISTPEDSGFNSLSLEKSEDSLSDQEGSFQELLQKHKGTPKVGNTIRKTRHLGRSRRLSTLREQSSQSETEEEKQIVHPDSEKRAAAASAISEGQLSSDESGDLTFSLKNLSKTPALQLVHELFMKSKRKRFQENSGHEFLEQGDGEKIAVLQCILAGLIGKKMGIEKLDILTELKYRNLKHILAMVLDSLTAESLCSVWKVSRNWREIVVQDKNANRRRKFYIAQLKTDSEGAVLNVEDAATRLQLLNRSALRSVQAQARIPGSQREQGSTLSPWGEVLTPLASSSVTHLSSKQEEYVKVAKTLFTDEALKPCPRCQSPAKYQPYKKRGLCSRTACGFDFCVLCLCAYHGSEECSRGGAKPRNRKDALPGSAQSKRNLKRL; this is encoded by the exons ATGTCACAAAGGCACTCAGGTCAAGCTGGCACTGAAGCAGGAAATGGGATGGACTCTCCTCCAATTGTCAACTCCAAGTACTCCACATTCAGAGATTTTTGTTCCACGTCTTCATTTCAAGATAGTGGCTACAATGAGTTAAAATCTGGTAGCTTTGATAATATAGATAAAGAATatcttggaaagaaagaaaaaggcccaACATTACTCTATGAGCACCCTGAAACTTCAGGCCTGGGCTTAACACATCCTTTAGAGTCTcccactcaaaaaaagaaatgtatcttgCCTAGGAAGGAAAAGGATAAAACCCCAGAACTTTGTGAAACACCTAAAATCAGAGGGAAAAAATGTTTACCTCGCAGAAGTTTGAATGTATCTTTTGCTCGTCTAAAGGGGGACTTTGAATCACAAAATAGTTCTTTAGAAAGTAGTATAAGCCAAGTTAtcaacttagaaaaaaatattccaagcAGTGCTTCAGGTTTTTCCAGGGCAAATAATTTTAGCCCTTTAGTTACTAGCACTTTAAAAACAGAAGAAGTGACTTCATGCAGTCAAAAATTGAGGCTTAATTTTTCTCAGCAAAAGACTTCGACAATTGATGATTCCAAAGATGATTGTAGCCTATTTGAAGTTGAATGTATATCTCCAATTCAGGGCAATAATTTTAAAGACTCTATCACACATGACTTTAGTGATAGCAGTTTATGCATTAATGATGAGAATGCATGTCCAGAGCTCCTGGGCTCCTCTGTTAGTGGAACAACTTGTGGAACAGACGAGGACATATTTGTGACTCCGATAAGTAATCTTGTGGCAAACATTAGATTTAATGCAAGTCAAATTTCTCCTTCACCTGAAGTGAGAGGCAATATTTCAACGCCTGAAGACAGTGGTTTTAACTCACTTAGCTTGGAGAAATCAGAAGATTCCCTCTCTGACCAGGAGGGTTCTTTTCAAGAACTACTGCAGAAACATAAGGGGACTCCCAAAGTTGGGAACACCATAAGAAAGACAAGACATCTTGGAAGGTCGAGAAGACTGTCCACCCTTCGGGAGCAAAGCTCACAGTCAGAGACGGAAGAGGAAAAGCAGATTGTCCACCCTGACTCTGAAAAAAGAGCAGCAGCTGCTTCTGCCATCTCAGAGGGTCAGCTGAGTAGTGATGAGAGTGGGGATTTGACCTTTAGCTTAAAGAATTTATCAAAGACTCCAGCCTTGCAATTGGTACATGAGCTGTTCatgaaaagcaagaggaaaagaTTCCAGGAAAATAGTGGACATGAATTCTTAGAGCAAGGGGATGGGGAGAAAATAGCTGTACTGCAGTGTATACTTGCAGGACTGATTGGCAAGAAAATGGGTATAGAAAAACTGGACATCttaacagaattaaaatatagaaatttaaaGCATATTCTTGCTATGGTTTTAGATTCCTTGACTGCAGAGAGCCTATGCAG TGTTTGGAAAGTAAGCAGAAATTGGCGTGAAATTGTTGTTCAAGATAAAAATGCAAATCGGAGGAGGAAATTTTATATTGCACAACTGAAAACAGATTCTGAG GGGGCTGTATTAAATGTCGAGGATGCTGCTACTCGGCTCCAGCTTTTAAATCGCTCAGCTTTAAGATCTGTGCAGGCACAGGCTAGGATACCTGGTTCTCAGAGAGAGCAAGGGTCAACATTATCTCCCTGGGGAGAAGTTTTGACACCTCTAGCAAGCTCTTCTGTTACTCACTTAAGTAGTAAACAGGAAGAATATGTTAAG GTTGCCAAAACACTTTTTACTGATGAAGCATTAAAACCTTGCCCAAGGTGCCAGTCCCCTGCTAAGTACCAGCCATATAAGAAAAGGGGACTGTGTAGCCGCACAGCCTGTGGTTTTGACTTTTGTGTGTTATGTTTGTGTGCTTATCATGGGTCTGAAGAATGTAGTAGAGGAGGAGCAAAgccaagaaatagaaaagatgctCTCCCAGGAAGTGCCCAGAGTAAGCGGAATTTAAAACGCCTCTGA
- the FBXO43 gene encoding F-box only protein 43 isoform X2 — MSQRHSGQAGTEAGNGMDSPPIVNSKYSTFRDFCSTSSFQDSGYNELKSGSFDNIDKEYLGKKEKGPTLLYEHPETSGLGLTHPLESPTQKKKCILPRKEKDKTPELCETPKIRGKKCLPRRSLNVSFARLKGDFESQNSSLESSISQVINLEKNIPSSASGFSRANNFSPLVTSTLKTEEVTSCSQKLRLNFSQQKTSTIDDSKDDCSLFEVECISPIQGNNFKDSITHDFSDSSLCINDENACPELLGSSVSGTTCGTDEDIFVTPISNLVANIRFNASQISPSPEVRGNISTPEDSGFNSLSLEKSEDSLSDQEGSFQELLQKHKGTPKVGNTIRKTRHLGRSRRLSTLREQSSQSETEEEKQIVHPDSEKRAAAASAISEGQLSSDESGDLTFSLKNLSKTPALQLVHELFMKSKRKRFQENSGHEFLEQGDGEKIAVLQCILAGLIGKKMGIEKLDILTELKYRNLKHILAMVLDSLTAESLCSVWKVSRNWREIVVQDKNANRRRKFYIAQLKTDSECFSIQIPDSSPIIHQN; from the exons ATGTCACAAAGGCACTCAGGTCAAGCTGGCACTGAAGCAGGAAATGGGATGGACTCTCCTCCAATTGTCAACTCCAAGTACTCCACATTCAGAGATTTTTGTTCCACGTCTTCATTTCAAGATAGTGGCTACAATGAGTTAAAATCTGGTAGCTTTGATAATATAGATAAAGAATatcttggaaagaaagaaaaaggcccaACATTACTCTATGAGCACCCTGAAACTTCAGGCCTGGGCTTAACACATCCTTTAGAGTCTcccactcaaaaaaagaaatgtatcttgCCTAGGAAGGAAAAGGATAAAACCCCAGAACTTTGTGAAACACCTAAAATCAGAGGGAAAAAATGTTTACCTCGCAGAAGTTTGAATGTATCTTTTGCTCGTCTAAAGGGGGACTTTGAATCACAAAATAGTTCTTTAGAAAGTAGTATAAGCCAAGTTAtcaacttagaaaaaaatattccaagcAGTGCTTCAGGTTTTTCCAGGGCAAATAATTTTAGCCCTTTAGTTACTAGCACTTTAAAAACAGAAGAAGTGACTTCATGCAGTCAAAAATTGAGGCTTAATTTTTCTCAGCAAAAGACTTCGACAATTGATGATTCCAAAGATGATTGTAGCCTATTTGAAGTTGAATGTATATCTCCAATTCAGGGCAATAATTTTAAAGACTCTATCACACATGACTTTAGTGATAGCAGTTTATGCATTAATGATGAGAATGCATGTCCAGAGCTCCTGGGCTCCTCTGTTAGTGGAACAACTTGTGGAACAGACGAGGACATATTTGTGACTCCGATAAGTAATCTTGTGGCAAACATTAGATTTAATGCAAGTCAAATTTCTCCTTCACCTGAAGTGAGAGGCAATATTTCAACGCCTGAAGACAGTGGTTTTAACTCACTTAGCTTGGAGAAATCAGAAGATTCCCTCTCTGACCAGGAGGGTTCTTTTCAAGAACTACTGCAGAAACATAAGGGGACTCCCAAAGTTGGGAACACCATAAGAAAGACAAGACATCTTGGAAGGTCGAGAAGACTGTCCACCCTTCGGGAGCAAAGCTCACAGTCAGAGACGGAAGAGGAAAAGCAGATTGTCCACCCTGACTCTGAAAAAAGAGCAGCAGCTGCTTCTGCCATCTCAGAGGGTCAGCTGAGTAGTGATGAGAGTGGGGATTTGACCTTTAGCTTAAAGAATTTATCAAAGACTCCAGCCTTGCAATTGGTACATGAGCTGTTCatgaaaagcaagaggaaaagaTTCCAGGAAAATAGTGGACATGAATTCTTAGAGCAAGGGGATGGGGAGAAAATAGCTGTACTGCAGTGTATACTTGCAGGACTGATTGGCAAGAAAATGGGTATAGAAAAACTGGACATCttaacagaattaaaatatagaaatttaaaGCATATTCTTGCTATGGTTTTAGATTCCTTGACTGCAGAGAGCCTATGCAG TGTTTGGAAAGTAAGCAGAAATTGGCGTGAAATTGTTGTTCAAGATAAAAATGCAAATCGGAGGAGGAAATTTTATATTGCACAACTGAAAACAGATTCTGAG tgTTTCTCTATACAGATCCCCGATTCATCTCCCATTATCCACCAGAACTGA
- the POLR2K gene encoding DNA-directed RNA polymerases I, II, and III subunit RPABC4: MDTQKDVQPPKQQPMIYICGECHTENEIKSRDPIRCRECGYRIMYKKRTKRLVVFDAR; encoded by the exons ATGGACACCCAGAAGGACGTTCAACCTCCAAAGCAGCAACCAATGATATATATCTGTGGAG agtgtcacacagaaaatgaaataaaatctaggGATCCAATCAGATGCAGAGAATGTGGATACAGAATAATGTACAAGAAAAGGACTAAAAGAT TGGTCGTTTTTGATGCTCGATGA